AAAACCATACATTTGCGATGAGAATTAGAGGGGGAATTCGTCGTCGAATTAAACTGCCGATCCGATCGTCCACCTCGAAAAAAACGACGTGGTCCAGTCCACTCATCCGCTCAGAAAAAAACGTCGCGGTCCAGTCCACATTGTGAAACTAATCACGAAGGCAGTCGAAAAAGCGAATCAACCTTGGGAGGCATCCAATATTTGGAATCGTTGGCCGTATTTCCCTCATAGCGCCTCCTCCTTGGTCTTTGAAAAAAAACGACGCGGTCCGGTCCACTCGTCCGCTTAGAAAAAAAAGCGGTCCGGTCCGGTCCTATCCATTGGCGGATGAGGGCGTTTCCCGATTTATTTGCCTTAGAAATGTAGGATTTAGGCATTCGACATCGACGCTGTCTCTACGGCTGAATCTTGGTGCCGAGCACTTCCAAGAAAGCCCGCAATAGCGCCGGATGCGCCGGCCAGGCAGGCGCCGTGACTAGATTGCCGTCGACGTGGGCGTTGTCAAATCCTTCGCTGGCGGCGACGTACTCGCCGCCGGCAAGCTTTACCTCGGGACCAACAGCTGGGTAACAGCTGCACGATTTGCCTTGCAGCACGCCGGCCGCGGCCAAGAGTTGCGGGCCATGGCAATGTGCGGCGATCGGCTTATCGGCGGCGGAGAAATGCTGGACGATCTCGATCACCTGGGCGTTCAAACGCAGATACTCCGGCGCCCGTCCGCCGGGAATGAACAGCGCGTCATAGGAGGTAGGATCGATCGCATCAAACGCAGCGTTGAGCGTAAAGTTGTGCCCCGGCTTTTCGGTGTAGGTCTGATCCCCTTCAAAGTCATGGATCGCGGTCTTGATAGTTTCGCCCGACTTTTTGCCGGGGCAAACCGCGTCGACCTGATGTCCGACCATTAGCAACGCTTGAAAAGGAACCATGACTTCGTAATCTTCTACGAAGTCGCCGACCAGCATCAAAATCTTTTTCGCAGGCATATTTTCGTCGTCTAGCGAGAAGTAGGTGGGGGGGATTATCGCTTGCTGTTGATCAAGTTGCTGAAATCGCCCAGCGTATCAATATCGGCGATCTCTTCGAAATCAATCTGCACTCCAAACTCTTGTTCCACCGCGGTGGCCAATTCGATCAACTCGAACGAATCGGGCATCAAATCTTCCGTCAAAGAGCTTTCGGGCTGAATAAGTTCAGCCCGAATTTGCCGTCGCTCGGCAATTTGATTTCGCAGCCAAGCGAATACATCCGACGGCGGCGAGTTTGAATCGCTCCCCATAAGGCACTCCGCATTTTGAATCGTAAGGAACGTTTACCGTCCGCGTCCTAAATATCGCATCGCAACCCAAGTCATCACGGTACCGATCATGATGCCGCTGGCCAAAGAGACCAAAACCGTGGGGAACTCGGTGTGCGTAATGTGCGCGATAACTTCCATCGAAAACTGACCCTAGAGAGGTTGATAAAGACTTCATTCAGGCCAGATTCTAGCAATCCCAGGAAAGGATTGCCATGCTCCGCTAAGAAGCGGACCGCCTCTATCTTGCATCTCTTTACGCCCTTGCCGAGGGGCAAATCCAAAATAGTGGCAAGAAGGTTGAGTTTTCACAAAGGATAAGCTGGGGAGTTTAGGTCTGGCTTGCCGATAAGCAAACCGTGCGGGCATGGAAAGCTAGCATTTGACGAGCAATCGTCAGATTGTCGGGGACGGAGCGGATGAAACAATCCTGCGGGTCACGACTTGAATGCAGCGATGAACGAATCAACTCCCCTTTACTTATTGTTCTGCGAATCAGCCGAAAGCCCCTACGGCGGCACCTGGCGTTTCGTGCTAGAAGGCGTCGGCCAACAAGAGCGTCTGGTCGCTTCGGGTGAAGAAACCTGGCGCGATCGCGATCGCCTGGCGCTCTTGTCGGTTGTTCGCGGACTAGAGGCGCTCCCAGAGCCCTCACGCGTGACGCTGCTCACTCCGTCGCGCTATGTTAGTCGCGGATTTCGTTATGGACTCTCGGTCTGGCGCGAATCGGGCTTCCGTTGGGAGCGATTTGGGCGTTTGGCTCCAGTACGCGACGCCGACCTATGGCAGCGCATTTCCCAAGCAATGCAATTTCACCGGGTCGATTGCCGCCCTTGGCGATTTGAGATGGTCGAAGCCGACGAAGCGGCGGAAAACAATCTGCCAGCGAGCAGAACTCATTTTAGCCAGCACCGCAAACGGCGCACGATTCGCATTGAAGAACAAGAACTTACGGCCGCAGCGGGCTGATTTTCATTCGCGGTTTATATCATTCCCCCCACTGAACACAACATCACGAGGAGAAGCGCGTGCGGACTAATGTTACACTAGATAACATGGGGGCTTTAATCGAATGCCGATCCGAGGATCCGTTCCGCATTCTCGGCCCGCACAAAGTTGATCACCGGGGTGAGCCTGCGATCGCCGTTCGAGCTTATTTGCCCGAATCAGAGCAAGCATGGGTTTTCCATCCAGGTCATAATAACTCTTTACCGATGCGGCGGATTCACCCGAGCGGTTTGTTCGAAGCGATTTGCCCAGAGGATGAAGTCATGAAATCGGGACAGTATCAATTGCGCACCAGTGACCAGAGCGGCCAGATGAACTCAGTCCGTGATCCCTACGCGTTTCCCTCATTTTTCAGTGATTACGACCTTTACCTGTTGGGGGAAGGCGCTCACTGGAAATCGTACGACAAATTGGGCGCGCAGATCCGCACCGTCAACGGCGTGACCGGCGTCAACTTCGCCGTCTGGGCGCCGAACGCCAAAAGCGTCGCCGTCGTGGGCCAGTTCAACAAATGGGATGGCCGCGTCAATCCGATGCGGAAGCTCGCCTCGAGCGGCATCTGGGAAATCTTTATTCCCGATCTGAAGCCGGGCGCACAATACAAATTCCGCGTCAATCAACATGACCGGACCGTTGACAAATGCGACCCCTACGCATTCGCCGCCGAAGTTCCTCCGCGAACTGCGAACATTGTTACTGACCTGTCGGTCCACACGTGGAATGACGGCGACTACATGGCGAAGCGTCGCGAACAAAACCAGCTCGAACGCCCGGTTTCGGTCTACGAAGTGCATCTCGGCAGTTGGAAATGGAACGCCGATTCAAAGAACGGCTGGTTTAACTATCGTGATCTGGCCCATCAACTGGTCGACTATTGCCTGCAGCAGAACTACACCCATATCGAACTGATGCCGGTCTCCGAGCATCCGTTCACCGGCAGTTGGGGCTATCAAGCGGTCGGCTACTTCGCCGCGACCAGCCGCTACGGCACGCCGGAAGACTTCATGTACTTTGTCGACTATTGCCATCAGCATGGGCTGGGCGTGCTGATCGACTGGGTGCCGGCTCACTTCCCCAAAGACGATCACGGCTTGCGTCAGTTCGACGGCACTTCGCTGTACGAACATGAAGATCCCCGCAAGGGGGAGCATCCCGACTGGGGAACGCTGATCTTTAATTATGGCCGCAACGAGGTCCGCAACTTCCTGACCTCGAACGCGTTGTTCTGGTTTGACAAATTCCACATCGACGGACTTCGCGTCGACGCGGTCGCTTCGATGCTGTACCTCGACTACAGCCGCAAGCATGACGAGTGGGTGCCGAACGAACATGGCGGACGCGAGAACATCGAAGCGATCTCGTTCCTCCGCGAGTTCAACGAACAATCGCACCTGCAATACCCAGGCGTTCTGACCATCGCGGAAGAATCGACCTCGTTCGGCGGCGTTTCGCACCCGACCTCGATGGGCGGCCTCGGCTTCAGCCTGAAGTGGAACATGGGCTGGATGAACGATACGCTCCGCTACATGCGGAAAGATCCGATCCACCGCAAGTTCCATCACGGCGAACTGACGTTCAGCTTGATCTATGCGTTCAGCGAAAACTTCTCGCTGCCGCTGTCGCATGACGAAGTGGTGCACGGCAAAGGCTCGCTGCTGGATCAGATGCCAGGCGACTTGTGGCAACGCTTCGCTAACCTGCGTTTGCTCTATTCGTACATGTGGAGTCATCCCGGCAAGAAGCTGCTGTTCATGGGCGCCGACTTCGGCCAATGGAACGAATGGAACGCCGACGGTCAGCTGCAATGGGATCTGCTCGAGTGGGAATCGCATAAAGGAATGCAGCAACTGGTCTCTGACCTGAACGCGATGTATCAGCACGAAGCGTCCCTCTACGAAGTCGACTTCAAGGGAGAAGGCTTCGAGTGGATCGACTGCGACAACTGGGAAGCCAGCGTCGCCGCCTTCATGCGAAAAGCGAAAGACCCGAACGATTTTACGATCGCCGTCTGCAACTTTACGCCGGTCGTCTACCACGATTACCGTATCGGCGTACCGAAGGCCGGCTCGTACCGCGAGATCTTCAACTCCGACAACTCGCGCTACGCGGGCAGCAACGTGATCAACGTCGACGAGCTCGACTCGGCCCCGATCGGCTGGAACGGACGCGAGAATTCGATCTCGCTTAACGTCCCGCCTTTAGGCTGCGTGATCTTGAAGCCTTGCTAGGCGATTAGTTCGACAATGAGAAAGAGAGCCGGTCCTTGCGACTGGCTCTCTTTTGGTGCGCGCCGTTGTCATTTCCTCATGGCTTGCAGTGCTGGATTGAAGTTGCGCAATTGCATGGTTGGCCGCGATAGCTCCGCTATCGGGGCGGCGCAGCCGTAAGAGGCATCGGTTCCCGGTATGCAGTTCGGGGCCATTTCGTCATTTCAAACGGCGCGGCGACCGCCGCTCTAGGTCCGACCACGGCTCGATGCCGCTTACCGACTTCGTCGGCCCCGATAGCGGAGCTATCCGGGCCAACCAGACGCTGTTTGGCAAAATAGAGCAACGTCAAAACTGGCGGGCTACAAACATAGGGAACACCACAGTTCAAAAAAAGAGCCTGCGATCACTCGCAGGCTCTTGCTTCTCACTCATGTAGCGCATCGACGATCTTAATCGTCGGCGATCGTTTGCCATTCGACGTTAAACCGCTCAAACAAGTCTTCCTGGACTTGATTCCAGCGAACTTGCGAACGCATTCCTTCGAGGTAAGCGACGCTGAACGGGAAGTCGCCGTTCATTTCTGACTTCAGTTGATCACGAAGCTCGGCTTCGGTCTTGCGTTCGCCGGTGACCCGGGCGACATACCAGACCGTTTCGTCGGCGTTGGGAACCACCACCGTGGCGCCGACCGGCGTGGAGAAGATCTTATCGAGCGTCTTAAGACCAGTCTTCTCGACGCCGGGGATCTGAGCCGGGTTGTACTGGCCCGGTTGGCGAATCTCTTGGTAGTAGGTGATGTTGTCCGCGACAAGCACCGCGTCTTTGACCGGCACGACCTCGTTGAGCGGCGCGTCTCCCTGGGCGGAAGCGGCGATCTTTTCCGCTTCGGCTTCGGCCAACTTGGCCGCTTGTTGCAACTTCCAGGCTTCGACCACTTGGTCGCGCACCTGATCGAAGGTAGGCAAAAAGCCTTTTGATTCTGCGGTCTTCCAGAAGACGAACTGTTGATCCGCAGGCATCGAGAACATGCTGGACGACGACGCGCCAGGAAACTCCTGCGGGCGATAGAGCGGCGATTTGTTGCCGAAGATAAAATCAACGAAACGACGATCGTTACGCTGCAGGCCGCCCTGTTGCGGGTTATAGCTGAATTCGGCATGCGTGATCTCACCGTACGGCGATTCCATCGCAGCGATATAGTCCATCATCGGCATCTCGCCATATTCGACGCCGTTCTCTTGGGCGAGCTTCTTCAGATCGAGATCGTCAAACGGGGTCCCCTGTTGCTCGTCGGCGTAGAAGTAGTCGTCATATTCACGCTGTAGAATGTCAGAGACTTTTTGCAGTGCGTCTTTCACCGCGGCTTGCGCCAACGGGCGAGCCAGCGACGCTTTGATCTGATCTTTCACTTCTTCCAGCGGACGATACTCGACCGGCGCTTCTTCCATCGACGGCTCGTCGGTCGGCTTCGTTTCGTCTTTGGGCGCCGCCGCGTCTTCCATCGGCTTCATTTCGGCCGGAGCCTCTTTCATCGGTTCCGCCGTTGGTGCAGCATCGTCCGCAGGCTTTTCGGTTGCCGGTTTCTCTTCCGCAGGTTTGTCCCCTTCGGTCGTCTCTTCTTCTTGGAAGGCGACCAGCATCGCTTCCGAACCGCGGCCCAGCAGGCTCGATTCTTCCGTAGCCGGCTTTTCGTCAGCAGGCTTCTCTTCCGTGGGAGCTTCCGGCGCCGATTTCTCTTCGGCCGGCTTTTCGGTCGCAGGCGGAGTTTCGGTCATCGGCTTTTCGACGGCAGGAGCTTCCTTCGCCGGTTCTTCCATCTTGGCTGGTTCTGCGGCTGGCTTGTCGACAGCGGGCTCTGTCGTCATCGGCTCAGTAGCAGCCGGTTTTTCTTCCATCGCCGGTTCGGTCGCTGGTACGCCCAGCGGCGTTTCGGCGGCGGGGTCCGCGACCGGTTTGCGATAGCTGCTGTCTTTATTTTTCTCGTAGTCGGCCGCGATCTGTTCGTCCGTGATCTTGGCCAGTTCGGCTTCCAGGAACTTCTCGTAGTCGGCCTTCACAAAACCAACCGCAGCTTTATCCAGTTGCAAGAAGCCGGGCTCGCCGGTCCCCGGATTGCGGATCTGATCTCGGTATTGATTGAACAGCTTTTTCAGCTCGGCTTCGGTCGGCTTCTGCGTCACTTTCGCCAGGTAATCCGCCGTATTGACCGGATAAAGCTGCACGTCGATCGTGCGATTCAAGTTGCGATAGTTGACCCAAGCCGAAGCAGGCGTCGCCGTGCTAACCCCTTCCAGCAGCAGCCGCTTGGTCTTTTGGACCAACAGCGTTCGTCGGAACATCTCAAACATTTGGTCGTATGAAACGCGACCATCGGCGCCCTGCGCCTGATTGAGCAGTTCGGCGTATTGAACGTCAGAAATCACTCCGCCGGTCACCGAGGTCATGAATTCGCGAACCATATCATCGCTGATCGCGACGCCCAATCGCTCTCCTTCGAGCGAAAAGAGATGGTCGGAAATAACAGCTTGCGTCGAAACTTCTTCCCGAACCGGACCACCGGGAGAATTGGGGCCAGATGGGGGCTGATAACGCAAGCCGGAGATCGGCGGAGCCGGCGGATTCGGAAATCCCCCCGCTTCTTGCGTTCGCGCCATCGCCATGCCGGTCACCAACGAGACCAGTGTGGCGTCCTGGTTCAACCGATCAATTTCAGGTTTGGTTAGCGGTTGGCCATCGATTTTGACGACGACCTTATCAGCCGCTTCATAAGCGGCCCGTTGTGGGAAAAATTGTGAAACCACACCCCCGACGGTGAAGACGATCATCAGCAAGACGCCGAAGACAGCCAGCAGGGCTTTTTGGTTTTTACGGAAGAAATGAAACGGGTTGCGCATGGGTTCCAATCCTTAACACTGACACATTTGGCGCCAGCGTCACCACTTGACATCGCGATACAAGACGCATTATTGGTTTGCAGCAGCATCTGCTCGCGGACGAATTCGACCGATTGTAGGGGGACGCGCCCTAAATTCAATCCCAGTCTCGCCTAGCGATGCACAAGTTGAACCGAATCCACGGGTCGCGCCAAAGGGAGAAGTCAAAACTTCTCGCCGGGCTCGGCGCTGTTTTTTCGTAATTCGCCCCCCAAGTGCCGGGAATTTTGGATACCCGGATTTTAACGAATAACCAACTTCCGAATACGTAACTTAGGAAGACCACGCAATCTGTCAGATATGTAATGACGACAGACGCCTTGCGCCGCGTAATGCCTTCCCCCACATTGAGAATGACACCCATGGCGAAAGCTGAAAAGCCCACGAAGAACGCACTAGTCATCGTCGAATCTCCGGCGAAAGCGCGGACGATCTCGAAGTATCTGGGCGCCGGCTATACCGTCGAAGCAAGTATCGGACACGTTCGCGACTTGCCGCACGGCGCCAAAGAACTGCCGGAACAATATAAAAACGAAGAATGGAGCTATCTTGGCGTCAACGTCAACGAAAACTTCGAACCGGTCTACATTGTGCCGGCCGGCAAAAAGGCACAAGTCACCAAGCTGAAAAAGCTGCTGAAGGAAGCCGACGAGCTTTATCTCGCGACCGACGAAGACCGCGAGGGAGAAGCGATCAGCTGGCATTTGCAAGAGCTATTGCAGCCGAAAGTTCCAGTTCACCGGTTGGTTTTTCACGAAATCACCAAAGAGGCGATCCTGACGGCCCTCGCCAGCCCGCGACAGATCGACGACGGTTTGGTTCGTGCACAAGAAACGCGACGCATTCTCGACCGCTTGTACGGGTACGAAGTTTCGCCGCTGCTCTGGTACAAGGTTCGCCCTCGTCTCTCGGCCGGTCGCGTGCAAAGCGTCGCAGTTCGCTTGATTGTCGAGCGCGAGCGTGAACGGATGGCGTTCCACTCGGCCACCTATTGGGACCTGGTCGGTACGTTCATCGCCGACGGCAAAAAATTCAACGCCGTGCTGACCGAAGCGGACGGTCAGAAAATTCCGTCCGGCAAAGACTTCGACACGACCAACGGGAAGCTGAAAAACCCCGGCGTGATGCTGCTGCTCGACGAAGAGGGCGCCAACGGCCTGCTCGCGCGTCTGCAAAGTGCGCAGTTCTCGGTCGAAACGCTTGAGAACAAACCGTACACCAACAAACCGGCGGCCCCGTTCACCACGAGTACGCTGCAACAGGAAGCGAACCGCAAGCTGGGCTTCACCGCGCGGCATACGATGCGAATCGCCCAAAGCCTGTATGAAAATGGTCACATCACTTACATGCGTACCGACTCGACCAATCTGGCCGAGGTCGCGATCGATGCGGCTCGTGATCTGGTGAAAAGCGAATATGGGGCCGACTATCTGCCCGAGAAGCCGCGCGTTTATGCGTCGAAAGTGAAAAACGCTCAGGAAGCTCACGAAGCGATTCGTCCGGCTGGTCACCCCTTCCAAAAGCCCGAAGCGCTGAAGGGAACGCTCAACAACGACGAATTTCGCTTGTTCGAGCTCATCTGGAAACGAACGATCGCCAGCCAAATGGCGGACGCTCGCGGCTTTCGCATTGCGATCACGCTGGCCGGCGGCGGCGCCAAGTTTTATGTGAGCGGCAAAACGATCGAATTCCCTGGATTTTTGCGAGCCTATGTCGAAGGTTCGGACGACCCCGATGCCGAACTCGCCGATCGCGAGACCCTGCTGCCGTCGATGAAGCAAGGCCAGCCGGTCGACAAAGACCTTTTCGAACCGAAGAGCCATACGACCCAGCCCCCTTCGCGATTTAGCGAAGCGTCGCTGACCCGCTCGTTAGAAGAAATGGGGATCGGTCGCCCGAGTACGTATGCGTCGATTATCGATACGATTCTCGATCGCGAATATGTCTTTAAAAAGGGAACGGCGCTCGCGCCCACTTGGCTGGGATTCGCCGTCGCGAAGCTGCTGGAAGAGCATCTTCCCAAGCTGGTCGACTATCAATTTACCGCGAAGATGGAAGACGATCTCGACGCGATCAGCCGCGGCGAAGCGGAGCAAAACGCGTACTTGCAAGAGTTCTACTTCGGCCAGAACGAACATGGTTTGAAGGAGACGGTTCAAGGGAAAATCAAAGAAGTCGACGCTCGCGTGGTGAACTCCATCTCACTGGGCAAGCCGGAGAACGGCGAGTTCCAAGAGGATGTGGTCGTGCGTGTCGGTCGCTATGGGCCGTTCGTCGAGCAAGGGGAACGGCGCGGCAGCATTCCGTCGGATCTGGCCCCAGACGAAGTGACGCTGACGAAGGCCTTGGAGCTGCTCGAAAAAGCGGCGCTCGGCGATGAACCGCTTGGCTCCGATCCCGAAACGGGACGCCCTGTCTTTATCAAGACCGGCCGCTTTGGCGATTACGTGCAGCTCGGGTTGTTGGAAACAGACGAAGATTCGAAAGAAAAACCGAAAAACGCTTCGCTGATGAAAGGGATGCAGGCCGGCGACGTCACGCTGGAAATCGCTTTGAAGCTCCTCTCGCTGCCGCGAGAAGTGGGCGTTCATCCCGAATCAAAAGAGCCGATCATCGCCCAGAACGGCCGTTTTGGCCCGTATATCAAGTGCGGCTCTGATACGCGATCGCTCGGCGACGTCTCGCCGCTCGATGTGACCCTGGAACAATCGATCACGCTGCTGTCTCAACCCAAAACCGGCGGACGCGGCCGTGCAGCGCCCAAAGAGCCGATCAAGACCTTCGAGGCCTCGCCGGTCACCGAAGAGCCGATCAAGCTGCTAGAAGGCCGCTACGGCCCCTATCTGACCGATGGTCAATCGAACGCGTCGCTCCCCAAAGGCGTCACGATCGAAGAAGTAACCTTTGACCAAGCGGTCGCTCTGTTGGCCGAACGCGCGGCGAAATCGCCCCCCAAGAAGAAAAAGAAAGCGGCCAAAAAGAAGGCGACCGCTAAAAAAGCGACCACCAAAAAGGCCACGGCGAAAAAAACCGCCAAGAAGAAGACGACCACCAAAAAAGCGACCAAGAAGAAAACGGCTTCCGCTAGCGCTGAAGAAGCGAAACCGAAGAAAGAAAAGCCGATCAAGGATAAGTGGTAGGGAGCAAGTCGCCGCAGTCGACTCGTGCAGTCGCTTCATTTCGTCATCACTCAACGAGCGGTCGAAGAGGGCGAGTCCGCCCAGAAGTCACTGGAGCGTTTTGCCTAGAATGCTGCCGACGGCTTAGTGGTCGCCAACCATAAAGTCGGCCCAACCGCACGGCTTTGATTCCTCGTGCTTTTCCGGATCATCGATAAAAATACCGCGGCCATGATCGTCCGGATTCATGCCGCGTGAGCCGTTGCTAGAACCTTCGCTGGCGAAGTAGCGATCTTCGCGACGGTCTGTTTTCGGATAACACGACGCGCGACGCGACTAGAATATCACGCCGTAGCTCTTCTCTGGCTTGGTGGGAAGTTCCGACTCATCGAGCATCTCTTTCAGATT
The nucleotide sequence above comes from Blastopirellula sp. J2-11. Encoded proteins:
- a CDS encoding DJ-1/PfpI family protein, producing the protein MPAKKILMLVGDFVEDYEVMVPFQALLMVGHQVDAVCPGKKSGETIKTAIHDFEGDQTYTEKPGHNFTLNAAFDAIDPTSYDALFIPGGRAPEYLRLNAQVIEIVQHFSAADKPIAAHCHGPQLLAAAGVLQGKSCSCYPAVGPEVKLAGGEYVAASEGFDNAHVDGNLVTAPAWPAHPALLRAFLEVLGTKIQP
- a CDS encoding acyl carrier protein, which produces MGSDSNSPPSDVFAWLRNQIAERRQIRAELIQPESSLTEDLMPDSFELIELATAVEQEFGVQIDFEEIADIDTLGDFSNLINSKR
- the glgB gene encoding 1,4-alpha-glucan branching protein GlgB is translated as MRTNVTLDNMGALIECRSEDPFRILGPHKVDHRGEPAIAVRAYLPESEQAWVFHPGHNNSLPMRRIHPSGLFEAICPEDEVMKSGQYQLRTSDQSGQMNSVRDPYAFPSFFSDYDLYLLGEGAHWKSYDKLGAQIRTVNGVTGVNFAVWAPNAKSVAVVGQFNKWDGRVNPMRKLASSGIWEIFIPDLKPGAQYKFRVNQHDRTVDKCDPYAFAAEVPPRTANIVTDLSVHTWNDGDYMAKRREQNQLERPVSVYEVHLGSWKWNADSKNGWFNYRDLAHQLVDYCLQQNYTHIELMPVSEHPFTGSWGYQAVGYFAATSRYGTPEDFMYFVDYCHQHGLGVLIDWVPAHFPKDDHGLRQFDGTSLYEHEDPRKGEHPDWGTLIFNYGRNEVRNFLTSNALFWFDKFHIDGLRVDAVASMLYLDYSRKHDEWVPNEHGGRENIEAISFLREFNEQSHLQYPGVLTIAEESTSFGGVSHPTSMGGLGFSLKWNMGWMNDTLRYMRKDPIHRKFHHGELTFSLIYAFSENFSLPLSHDEVVHGKGSLLDQMPGDLWQRFANLRLLYSYMWSHPGKKLLFMGADFGQWNEWNADGQLQWDLLEWESHKGMQQLVSDLNAMYQHEASLYEVDFKGEGFEWIDCDNWEASVAAFMRKAKDPNDFTIAVCNFTPVVYHDYRIGVPKAGSYREIFNSDNSRYAGSNVINVDELDSAPIGWNGRENSISLNVPPLGCVILKPC
- the topA gene encoding type I DNA topoisomerase, with translation MAKAEKPTKNALVIVESPAKARTISKYLGAGYTVEASIGHVRDLPHGAKELPEQYKNEEWSYLGVNVNENFEPVYIVPAGKKAQVTKLKKLLKEADELYLATDEDREGEAISWHLQELLQPKVPVHRLVFHEITKEAILTALASPRQIDDGLVRAQETRRILDRLYGYEVSPLLWYKVRPRLSAGRVQSVAVRLIVERERERMAFHSATYWDLVGTFIADGKKFNAVLTEADGQKIPSGKDFDTTNGKLKNPGVMLLLDEEGANGLLARLQSAQFSVETLENKPYTNKPAAPFTTSTLQQEANRKLGFTARHTMRIAQSLYENGHITYMRTDSTNLAEVAIDAARDLVKSEYGADYLPEKPRVYASKVKNAQEAHEAIRPAGHPFQKPEALKGTLNNDEFRLFELIWKRTIASQMADARGFRIAITLAGGGAKFYVSGKTIEFPGFLRAYVEGSDDPDAELADRETLLPSMKQGQPVDKDLFEPKSHTTQPPSRFSEASLTRSLEEMGIGRPSTYASIIDTILDREYVFKKGTALAPTWLGFAVAKLLEEHLPKLVDYQFTAKMEDDLDAISRGEAEQNAYLQEFYFGQNEHGLKETVQGKIKEVDARVVNSISLGKPENGEFQEDVVVRVGRYGPFVEQGERRGSIPSDLAPDEVTLTKALELLEKAALGDEPLGSDPETGRPVFIKTGRFGDYVQLGLLETDEDSKEKPKNASLMKGMQAGDVTLEIALKLLSLPREVGVHPESKEPIIAQNGRFGPYIKCGSDTRSLGDVSPLDVTLEQSITLLSQPKTGGRGRAAPKEPIKTFEASPVTEEPIKLLEGRYGPYLTDGQSNASLPKGVTIEEVTFDQAVALLAERAAKSPPKKKKKAAKKKATAKKATTKKATAKKTAKKKTTTKKATKKKTASASAEEAKPKKEKPIKDKW